The Thermomicrobiales bacterium genomic sequence GCTGGTGGGCGCGGCGGAGGGCGTCGAGCTGGCGTACGGTGACTAGCGCCGGTTCGCCGCTGCTGCCGGCCTGCGATGTCGCGATACCGTGGAGCGCGTCCAGCAGCGCGTCGATGCCCTCACCAGTGCGGGTCGAGATTTCAACGGTCGGCGCACCCGGCAGCTTTGCGAGCGTTTCCGCATGGTCTGACGCAGTCGGCAGGTCGCGCTTGTTGAGTGCAACAACGACGCCGCCATCGTCTAGCCGGTCGGCCAGCATCGCGGCGATCTCGCGATCTTCGGGGTTTGCCGGTCGCGAGCGATCGATGACGAACAGGGCTATGCCGCTGGCTGCCAGCGCCTGTCGCGAGCGGTCGATGCCGATCTGCTCGATCAGGTCTTCCGTCTCGGCAATACCGGCTGTGTCGAGCAGCGTCGCCGGTATGCCGCGCAGGGTGATGGTTTCGGCAATGACGTCGCGGGTGGTCCCGGCGATGTCGGTGACGATCGCGCGGTCGGAGCCGAGCAGACGGTTGAGCAGGCTCGACTTACCGGCGTTGGGTCGCCCGACAATTGCGATCTGGATACCCTCGCGATAGAGCAGCCCGGCACCTGCCGCCGCGATCACCTTGGCGAGCTGAGCCTCTGCGCGAACGAGCGCCGGTGGCAGGTCGAAGGACGGGATCTCGTCGTCGGGGAAATCGGCCGCCGCATCGAGGTATGCCAATGTCTCGACAAGCGTGTCGCGCGCCGGTCGCAGGCGCTCGGTGAGCTGGCCGCGCAGTTCGGCGACGGCCAGATCGAGCGACCGTGGGGTGCGCGCCGAGATGACCCCCGCCACGGCCTCGGCCTGGCTGAGGTCGATGCGGCCATTGAGGAACGCGCGCAGCGTGAACTCGCCGGCCGTCGCCAGTCGCGCGCCGTGCGCCAGGCAGAGATCCAGCACGCGTCGGACCGGCAGGTAGCCGCCGTGGCAGCTGAT encodes the following:
- the mnmE gene encoding tRNA uridine-5-carboxymethylaminomethyl(34) synthesis GTPase MnmE, encoding MYLDTIAAIATPQGEGGIGIVRLSGPDAGRIAATLFRRGKRGARVAPDDLPSHTLVYGTVVDPADGRTIDEVMIVRMIAPRTYTREEVVEISCHGGYLPVRRVLDLCLAHGARLATAGEFTLRAFLNGRIDLSQAEAVAGVISARTPRSLDLAVAELRGQLTERLRPARDTLVETLAYLDAAADFPDDEIPSFDLPPALVRAEAQLAKVIAAAGAGLLYREGIQIAIVGRPNAGKSSLLNRLLGSDRAIVTDIAGTTRDVIAETITLRGIPATLLDTAGIAETEDLIEQIGIDRSRQALAASGIALFVIDRSRPANPEDREIAAMLADRLDDGGVVVALNKRDLPTASDHAETLAKLPGAPTVEISTRTGEGIDALLDALHGIATSQAGSSGEPALVTVRQLDALRRAHQHVIAAIEASHAGVPLDLLAIDIRAALHAVGEITGEAVDEAVLDEIFSRFCIGK